The following are encoded in a window of Fretibacter rubidus genomic DNA:
- a CDS encoding thiamine pyrophosphate-dependent enzyme gives MSKRSNQSKLYVPEPPFRPGDMPDYSHISVPAMFTPRRPDPMCDDHETAEHALKLIRVLRFNGEAVGEWKPKLTADQIRKGLRDMMLTRAMDERMFNMQRQGKMSFYMKSAGEEAVSVGHAMALRDDDMTFPTYRQQGILINRGAPIEDMMCQCLSNGGDRLQGKSIPVLYSFKEFGFFSISGNLGTQLIQGVGWAMAEAYKNEDGIASVFTGEGATAEGDFHYALNFASTYRAPCIINVVNNQWAISSFQGIAMGEGESFAARGTGYGLATLRVDGNDLLAVYAATEWAAERARKGGGATVIEHFTYRKSGHSTADDPAKYRPENDPEVWPFGDPVDRLKNHLILIGEWDEDRHAAQEKELKLEIRDLYKKAEKMGNLSDDLHVDPLTMFEAVYADMPDHLRRQRANFLDED, from the coding sequence ATGTCAAAACGCTCTAACCAGTCAAAGCTTTATGTACCCGAACCACCCTTTCGGCCTGGAGACATGCCTGACTATTCCCATATCAGCGTGCCAGCGATGTTTACCCCGCGCCGTCCAGACCCCATGTGTGATGATCACGAGACGGCCGAGCATGCATTGAAGCTTATCCGTGTTCTGCGCTTTAATGGCGAAGCTGTTGGGGAGTGGAAACCTAAGCTTACGGCGGATCAAATTCGCAAGGGTCTGCGCGATATGATGCTAACCCGCGCTATGGATGAGCGCATGTTTAACATGCAGCGACAGGGTAAAATGAGTTTTTACATGAAATCAGCGGGTGAAGAAGCGGTCAGCGTTGGTCACGCTATGGCTCTGCGCGATGATGATATGACATTCCCAACTTACCGTCAGCAGGGTATATTAATTAATCGCGGCGCCCCCATCGAGGATATGATGTGCCAATGCCTGTCCAATGGTGGTGACCGTTTGCAGGGCAAATCTATTCCTGTTCTTTATTCGTTTAAAGAGTTCGGCTTTTTCTCTATCTCTGGCAATTTGGGCACGCAACTTATTCAAGGTGTGGGCTGGGCCATGGCCGAAGCCTATAAAAATGAAGACGGAATTGCGAGTGTATTTACGGGCGAGGGAGCGACCGCCGAAGGCGATTTTCACTACGCCCTTAATTTCGCGTCGACTTACCGTGCGCCGTGCATTATCAACGTGGTCAATAACCAATGGGCAATTAGCTCTTTTCAAGGCATTGCCATGGGAGAGGGTGAAAGCTTTGCTGCGCGCGGGACAGGCTACGGCTTGGCGACACTACGCGTTGACGGCAATGATCTGCTCGCTGTCTATGCGGCGACAGAATGGGCGGCTGAGCGTGCCCGTAAAGGTGGTGGTGCCACTGTGATTGAGCATTTCACATACCGTAAATCCGGCCATTCTACGGCGGATGACCCGGCAAAATACCGGCCCGAAAATGACCCAGAGGTCTGGCCTTTTGGTGACCCTGTTGACCGTCTTAAAAACCACCTCATCCTGATTGGGGAATGGGATGAAGACCGCCACGCGGCGCAGGAAAAAGAGCTAAAGCTAGAAATTCGTGACCTGTATAAAAAGGCCGAGAAGATGGGTAACTTGTCCGATGACCTGCACGTTGATCCGCTGACGATGTTTGAAGCTGTCTATGCTGATATGCCAGACCATTTGCGCCGCCAACGCGCAAACTTCTTGGACGAGGATTAA
- a CDS encoding Lrp/AsnC family transcriptional regulator, whose amino-acid sequence MPEQIDGIDAKILNLLQGNAALSVADIADKVGLSSSPCWRRIKRMEETGIIKARVTILDREKLGLDFEVFVAVKLALPNRENMEKFEKAVRNMPEVVQCAVVTGAVDFMLRIVTKDMHSYEDFLREVLLGIDLISDVQSRIVLRQSKDSNTIPLNLISNAVPRI is encoded by the coding sequence ATGCCAGAACAAATCGATGGTATTGATGCAAAGATTTTAAACTTATTGCAAGGCAATGCAGCCCTATCCGTGGCCGATATCGCGGATAAGGTCGGGCTCTCATCCTCGCCGTGCTGGCGCCGCATTAAACGTATGGAAGAAACAGGCATTATCAAGGCGCGTGTCACCATTTTAGACCGCGAAAAACTAGGCCTTGATTTCGAAGTCTTCGTTGCTGTTAAACTTGCGCTTCCCAATCGCGAAAATATGGAAAAATTTGAAAAAGCCGTCCGTAATATGCCCGAAGTTGTGCAATGCGCCGTCGTCACAGGGGCAGTCGACTTCATGCTTCGCATCGTAACCAAAGACATGCACAGCTATGAAGACTTCCTGCGCGAAGTCCTACTCGGCATTGATTTGATCTCTGATGTGCAGTCCCGCATCGTGCTGCGTCAATCTAAGGATAGCAACACGATCCCGCTCAATTTAATCAGTAATGCAGTGCCGCGGATTTAG
- a CDS encoding type II toxin-antitoxin system RelE/ParE family toxin — MTLHIKFLVQADEDIKRLYTFLSDINISAAKKALQAIYADIVLLSLHPEIGRPLRRPLYVRERCVNFGARGYVIHYRATETDLIIIRIWHGSETRL, encoded by the coding sequence ATGACCTTACACATAAAGTTTTTAGTACAAGCGGATGAGGATATTAAACGCCTCTACACCTTCCTATCCGATATAAATATATCAGCTGCGAAAAAGGCTCTCCAAGCGATTTACGCTGACATCGTTTTACTCAGCCTTCATCCTGAGATTGGACGACCTTTGCGCAGGCCCTTATATGTCAGAGAAAGATGCGTGAATTTTGGAGCGCGTGGTTATGTTATTCATTACCGGGCAACAGAAACGGATTTAATTATCATACGGATATGGCACGGATCGGAAACTCGGCTTTAG
- a CDS encoding CopG family ribbon-helix-helix protein, with protein sequence MPTVAIRLDDDMKARLETLAEVHDRSPHYLMKEAIEEYVDEKEAENFVYNALLERWREYELTGETMSGDSVKAWIDALPNE encoded by the coding sequence ATGCCAACAGTTGCAATCCGTCTTGATGACGATATGAAAGCCCGTCTTGAGACGCTGGCTGAAGTTCATGATCGTTCACCGCATTACCTCATGAAAGAGGCAATTGAGGAATATGTGGATGAAAAAGAAGCGGAAAATTTTGTTTATAACGCATTGCTTGAGCGCTGGCGCGAGTATGAGTTGACGGGCGAAACGATGTCAGGTGACAGCGTCAAAGCTTGGATTGATGCCCTGCCAAACGAGTAA
- a CDS encoding acetyl-CoA C-acyltransferase — protein MTSSSDPVVIVGMARTPMGAFQGAFASVPAPKLGAAAIEGAMKDAGVDSDKIEQTIMGCVLPAGQGQAPARQAAIYAGLGEGCEATTVNKMCGSGMQAAIMAHDAIKAGSINVAVAGGMENMTAAPYLMPSARSGARMGDTKMIDSMMYDGLTDAYEGGAPGNASMGVFADMIAAEYQFTREAQDAYAIESVARAKAAQDSGAFEREITAVTVKGRKGDTVVSEDEGPKNARPEKIPTLRAVFTKDGTVTAANASSINDGAAALVMMRRSQALDEGHKILAEVVSHAAHAHAPAYFTTAPVNAMKKALDKAGWDASDVDLWEINEAFAVVPMIAMQELGLDHAKVNVNGGGCVLGHPIGASGARIITTLIAAMESRNAHKGVASLCIGGGEATAVCLKRI, from the coding sequence ATGACTTCCTCTTCTGATCCTGTTGTTATTGTCGGTATGGCGCGTACGCCGATGGGCGCATTTCAAGGGGCCTTTGCCTCTGTTCCGGCACCCAAGCTTGGCGCAGCCGCTATTGAAGGTGCAATGAAAGACGCGGGCGTGGACAGTGATAAGATTGAGCAGACCATCATGGGCTGCGTCCTGCCAGCGGGCCAAGGCCAAGCACCAGCCCGTCAAGCCGCGATCTATGCTGGCCTGGGTGAGGGATGCGAAGCGACCACAGTCAATAAAATGTGTGGCAGCGGTATGCAGGCTGCTATTATGGCCCATGACGCGATTAAAGCGGGCAGTATTAACGTGGCGGTCGCTGGTGGAATGGAAAATATGACGGCGGCACCGTATCTGATGCCATCTGCGCGGAGCGGCGCGCGTATGGGTGATACCAAAATGATTGATAGCATGATGTATGACGGCTTGACCGATGCTTATGAGGGCGGCGCCCCTGGAAACGCATCAATGGGTGTGTTTGCCGATATGATTGCAGCGGAATATCAATTCACCCGCGAAGCCCAGGACGCTTACGCTATTGAGTCGGTTGCCCGTGCCAAAGCCGCTCAAGACAGCGGTGCGTTTGAGCGCGAGATTACAGCGGTTACCGTAAAAGGTCGCAAGGGTGATACCGTCGTCTCAGAGGATGAAGGTCCCAAAAACGCGCGGCCTGAAAAGATACCAACCCTACGCGCGGTGTTCACTAAGGACGGCACGGTGACAGCTGCCAATGCCAGTTCCATTAATGATGGTGCTGCGGCCTTGGTCATGATGCGCCGCTCCCAAGCTTTGGACGAGGGGCATAAGATTTTGGCAGAAGTGGTGTCACATGCCGCCCACGCCCATGCGCCCGCCTATTTCACGACAGCCCCAGTTAACGCCATGAAAAAGGCTTTGGACAAAGCGGGATGGGACGCATCCGATGTTGATCTGTGGGAAATAAATGAAGCCTTTGCTGTCGTCCCCATGATTGCCATGCAAGAGCTTGGCCTTGATCACGCCAAAGTAAATGTGAACGGCGGCGGTTGTGTGCTGGGTCATCCGATTGGCGCGTCTGGTGCGCGCATTATCACGACACTTATCGCGGCGATGGAATCTCGCAATGCACATAAAGGCGTTGCCAGCCTTTGTATTGGCGGCGGCGAAGCCACAGCGGTGTGTTTAAAGCGGATTTAA
- a CDS encoding dodecin family protein, protein MAIMKSVQIMSESAKSFEDAIQVGVARMSKTVKGIKSCYINDQSCVVDGGNVTMFRVNMQVTFEVKD, encoded by the coding sequence ATGGCCATTATGAAATCAGTGCAGATTATGAGCGAATCTGCGAAGTCTTTTGAAGATGCTATTCAAGTGGGCGTCGCCCGTATGAGCAAAACTGTTAAAGGCATCAAGTCTTGCTACATTAACGACCAATCTTGTGTCGTGGACGGGGGCAATGTCACAATGTTTCGCGTGAATATGCAGGTGACGTTCGAGGTCAAAGACTAA
- the mnmA gene encoding tRNA 2-thiouridine(34) synthase MnmA: MTAPALKDAKTLNSLGFPKSESDTRVVVAMSGGVDSSVCAAMLAREGYDVVGVTLQLYDHGEAIKKAKACCAGQDIYDAKRVSEMMGFPHYVLDYESNFKESVIDDFADTYLKGATPIPCVRCNQTVKFRDLLQVAKDLGADCMATGHYIQRIDGDNGPELHRGFDGGKDQSYFLFATTREQLDFLRFPLGAMNKSETRKLAVELGLNVAAKPDSQDICFVPTGKYTDVIEKIRPAAAQPGNMVHLDGTVLGTHRGVMYYTIGQRRGLGLEHGSGLDPLYVVRIDADKGEVIVGPRGALLRDIIYLDEVNWIGDGDFGAELVGRKVNVKLRSTTPPRPAVFEMRGNHIVIKLETADEGISPGQACVFYDPEADSARTLGGGWIVKAE, encoded by the coding sequence GTGACGGCACCCGCCCTAAAAGATGCCAAAACGTTAAATTCGCTCGGCTTTCCCAAGTCAGAATCTGACACACGCGTGGTTGTCGCCATGAGCGGCGGGGTGGATAGCTCTGTTTGTGCAGCCATGCTCGCGCGCGAAGGCTATGATGTGGTTGGCGTGACCTTGCAGCTTTATGATCACGGCGAGGCGATCAAAAAGGCCAAAGCCTGTTGCGCAGGTCAAGATATCTATGATGCGAAACGCGTATCAGAAATGATGGGTTTTCCGCATTATGTTTTGGATTATGAAAGTAACTTCAAAGAAAGCGTTATTGATGATTTCGCCGATACCTACCTAAAAGGGGCCACGCCCATCCCTTGTGTGCGTTGTAATCAAACGGTGAAGTTTCGAGATCTCCTGCAAGTCGCAAAAGACTTGGGCGCGGACTGTATGGCGACAGGGCATTATATCCAACGTATTGACGGTGACAACGGGCCAGAATTGCACCGCGGCTTTGATGGCGGCAAAGACCAAAGTTATTTCCTCTTTGCGACCACGCGAGAGCAATTGGATTTTCTACGGTTTCCGTTAGGTGCGATGAATAAATCAGAGACCCGCAAACTCGCCGTAGAGCTTGGTCTTAACGTGGCAGCCAAACCAGACAGCCAGGACATTTGTTTTGTGCCCACGGGTAAATATACAGATGTGATTGAAAAAATCCGTCCTGCGGCGGCGCAACCCGGAAATATGGTGCATTTGGACGGCACAGTATTGGGCACTCACCGGGGCGTCATGTATTACACTATCGGACAGCGCCGCGGCCTAGGGTTAGAGCACGGCTCTGGTCTTGACCCGCTTTATGTTGTGCGCATTGACGCGGATAAAGGCGAGGTCATTGTTGGCCCGCGTGGGGCATTATTACGCGATATCATCTATCTAGACGAAGTGAATTGGATTGGAGACGGTGATTTCGGCGCAGAACTTGTCGGGCGTAAGGTCAATGTGAAACTGCGAAGCACCACGCCGCCGCGTCCTGCCGTGTTTGAGATGCGCGGTAATCATATCGTGATAAAGCTAGAGACCGCCGATGAGGGTATATCCCCTGGACAGGCCTGTGTGTTTTACGACCCAGAGGCGGATAGCGCCCGCACGCTTGGCGGTGGCTGGATTGTAAAGGCGGAATAG
- a CDS encoding DUF1153 domain-containing protein encodes MTDRKVKRENVVIGPEGTPLTLADLPKPSTVRWVIRRKAEVVAAVRGGLLTLEAACERYGLSAEEFMSWQRSIESYGIAGLRTTRVQQYR; translated from the coding sequence ATGACTGACCGCAAAGTAAAAAGAGAGAATGTGGTGATTGGGCCGGAGGGAACGCCTTTGACCTTGGCAGATTTGCCAAAACCATCAACAGTGCGTTGGGTTATCCGACGTAAAGCCGAAGTCGTCGCCGCTGTGCGGGGTGGACTTTTAACATTAGAAGCCGCCTGCGAGCGTTACGGCCTATCGGCCGAAGAATTTATGTCTTGGCAGCGCAGTATTGAAAGCTACGGCATCGCTGGGCTGCGCACGACGCGTGTACAGCAATACCGCTAA
- a CDS encoding MinD/ParA family protein, producing MALDTLPHLSPAYQPAGRLIPIFTASDEGENAQASIKLTLSLAKSAAARGETVLMLDAQDGALMTAAGIIYNKTLGDVLYRGADITDVLYITSNEHFTACACGDAQMDVVLGSMAALSLSYDWVFVAAPVGCTPAHTRLAQASDVSVMTYSAASDHFMRAYWMMEAMRTRAPKFDPLVLSTGPQDLAVESALLLSDTIRQFLGAPPPYGGHLTDPNLNTRILDKISEVAAQIAVA from the coding sequence ATGGCTTTAGACACATTGCCCCATTTGAGCCCTGCCTATCAGCCGGCTGGACGGTTAATCCCGATATTCACAGCCAGCGATGAAGGTGAAAATGCACAAGCGTCTATCAAGCTAACGCTCAGCCTGGCCAAATCAGCCGCCGCGCGCGGTGAAACTGTACTCATGCTGGACGCTCAAGACGGAGCGTTAATGACAGCGGCGGGTATCATCTATAACAAAACCCTTGGTGATGTGCTATATCGTGGGGCTGACATTACGGATGTTCTGTATATCACCAGCAATGAGCATTTTACGGCCTGCGCTTGTGGCGATGCACAGATGGATGTTGTTCTCGGCAGTATGGCCGCGCTGTCACTGTCTTATGATTGGGTTTTTGTCGCTGCCCCCGTGGGTTGCACGCCCGCCCATACGCGGCTAGCCCAAGCGTCCGATGTTAGTGTCATGACCTATAGTGCGGCGTCAGATCACTTTATGCGGGCCTATTGGATGATGGAAGCGATGCGCACACGCGCTCCGAAATTTGATCCGTTAGTGCTTTCCACTGGCCCACAAGATTTGGCGGTTGAGAGCGCATTATTGCTCTCTGATACGATACGGCAGTTCCTCGGCGCCCCGCCGCCTTACGGCGGGCATTTGACCGACCCAAATTTAAATACGCGTATTTTGGATAAAATCAGCGAAGTTGCCGCTCAAATCGCTGTCGCCTAA
- a CDS encoding sigma-70 family RNA polymerase sigma factor: MPDLVTDLDADLIPRLAAGDDKALGELMDRHMSRIHGLATRLLGDPVMAEDVTQTVFLKTWQIAPDWVPGKAKLITWMSRIGTHACFDIIKKKKPVYVDSPPELIDDHDDAAKGLMIAQRRQTVDSALAALPDNQRAAMVLCYYQYMSQTEAAEILGVSVKAYESLLSRARRQLSRTLDPELLNLGAAE; the protein is encoded by the coding sequence TTGCCCGACTTAGTGACAGACCTTGATGCAGACCTCATCCCCCGCCTTGCCGCGGGGGATGACAAAGCCTTGGGCGAATTAATGGACCGCCATATGAGCCGCATCCACGGCCTTGCGACGCGCCTGCTTGGCGATCCCGTTATGGCTGAAGACGTGACGCAGACGGTGTTTTTAAAAACGTGGCAGATAGCTCCTGATTGGGTGCCAGGTAAAGCCAAATTAATCACTTGGATGAGCCGTATCGGTACCCACGCCTGCTTTGATATTATTAAAAAGAAAAAGCCGGTTTACGTGGATAGCCCCCCAGAGTTAATCGATGATCATGATGATGCCGCCAAAGGGTTGATGATTGCGCAGCGCAGGCAAACGGTGGATAGCGCGCTCGCCGCCTTGCCCGATAATCAGCGCGCCGCCATGGTGCTGTGTTATTATCAATATATGAGCCAAACAGAGGCGGCGGAGATTTTAGGCGTAAGCGTGAAAGCCTATGAAAGCCTGTTATCACGCGCGCGACGGCAACTGAGCCGGACCTTAGACCCAGAACTGCTTAATCTCGGCGCAGCGGAATAG
- a CDS encoding flagellar export protein FliJ: MNSAMDKNVRQTRFQIAELQKRIAVLEATREDLERQIRKLNDSVPEDDVEANAQKDGYVAYGSYAKSVIARKDNIRSSLTDIQMQTADLAGDLRIALDALDSFERVKARQMAAKAEKAMQKRA; this comes from the coding sequence ATGAACAGTGCGATGGACAAGAATGTTCGCCAAACGCGCTTCCAAATTGCTGAATTGCAAAAACGGATCGCGGTTTTAGAGGCAACAAGAGAAGATCTGGAACGACAAATCCGCAAATTAAACGATAGCGTCCCTGAAGACGACGTCGAAGCGAACGCGCAAAAAGATGGTTATGTGGCTTATGGCTCATATGCCAAGTCAGTCATTGCGCGAAAAGACAATATTCGGAGTTCATTAACGGACATCCAAATGCAAACGGCTGATCTGGCTGGCGATTTGCGCATCGCACTTGATGCGCTCGACAGCTTTGAGCGGGTAAAAGCCCGCCAAATGGCAGCCAAGGCTGAAAAGGCGATGCAAAAGCGCGCCTAA
- the ctrA gene encoding response regulator transcription factor CtrA, producing the protein MRVLLIEDDSATAQGIELMLKTEGFNVYTTDLGEEGVDLGKLYDYDIILLDLNLPDMPGFDVLKTLRMAKVNTPIFILSGTSDVDSKVRGLGTGADDYMTKPFHKDELIARIHSVVRRSKGHSQSIITTGDIKVNLDAKTVEVGDHRVHLTGKEYQMLELLSLRKGTTLTKEMFLNHLYGGMDEPELKIIDVFICKLRKKIAAATQGEHYIETVWGRGYVLRDPAKDKMSA; encoded by the coding sequence ATGCGCGTTCTTTTAATTGAAGATGATAGCGCAACTGCGCAAGGCATCGAATTGATGCTTAAAACCGAAGGGTTCAATGTCTATACGACGGACCTGGGCGAAGAAGGTGTCGATCTCGGCAAACTTTACGATTACGATATTATTCTATTGGATCTTAATTTGCCTGATATGCCAGGATTTGATGTGTTGAAGACGCTGCGCATGGCGAAGGTCAATACACCGATCTTTATTCTGTCTGGCACATCTGATGTCGACAGCAAGGTTCGCGGTCTTGGCACTGGGGCTGATGACTATATGACAAAGCCGTTCCACAAAGACGAGCTTATCGCGCGTATCCACTCTGTTGTGCGCCGCTCCAAAGGTCACAGCCAGTCCATCATTACAACAGGCGATATCAAGGTGAACCTTGATGCCAAAACTGTTGAAGTTGGGGATCACCGCGTCCATCTGACAGGCAAAGAATACCAGATGCTAGAGCTTTTATCACTTCGCAAAGGCACAACCCTAACGAAGGAAATGTTCCTGAACCACCTATACGGCGGCATGGACGAGCCTGAGCTAAAAATTATTGACGTGTTTATTTGTAAGCTGCGCAAGAAAATCGCAGCCGCCACACAAGGCGAGCATTACATTGAAACCGTTTGGGGCCGAGGCTACGTCCTTCGCGACCCAGCCAAAGACAAAATGTCTGCCTAA
- a CDS encoding Nramp family divalent metal transporter: protein MTQPHDTEAATNSTFGQKFAKGLALFLPGIFLLGFNLGTGSVTAMAKAGADYGMSLLWAVVASCLCTFFMINLYGRYTLVTGETALQAFRKHIHPAVGLYFIIALTLGVCGSVMGVMGIVAEICYEWSKTVIDGGIAPIYFAASFSALVFFIFWNGKTQFFERSLAVIVAIMSASFLINFFIMMPPPLDIIKGLVPTVPKVASSASGGPLLVIASMVGTTIFSGLFIIRTTLVKEAGWTLKDARTQRNDALVSVSLMFVISAAIMAAAAGTLYVEGLGLSYPSQMITLLEPLAGSFAVTIFAVGIVSAGVSSQFPNVLMLPWLLCDYNDRQRDMTLPKYRIMVFLISLLGLVVPFFGARPVLVMIVSQAFNAVILPLTVLCIFYLSNRKDLMGVHKNTLIPNIVLTLILAFSLFTSFIGVKGVWQLLSA, encoded by the coding sequence ATGACACAACCACATGATACTGAAGCGGCGACCAACAGCACCTTCGGCCAGAAATTTGCCAAGGGCTTGGCTCTCTTCTTGCCGGGGATATTTTTGCTCGGCTTTAACCTTGGCACCGGGAGTGTCACGGCGATGGCCAAAGCAGGTGCCGATTACGGCATGAGTTTATTGTGGGCCGTTGTCGCGTCCTGTCTATGTACTTTTTTTATGATAAATTTGTATGGGCGCTACACGTTGGTGACAGGCGAGACGGCGCTTCAAGCGTTTCGTAAACATATTCACCCCGCCGTAGGTTTGTACTTTATCATCGCCTTAACACTGGGCGTATGCGGGAGTGTTATGGGCGTGATGGGCATTGTCGCAGAGATTTGTTATGAATGGTCAAAGACGGTTATCGACGGCGGTATTGCCCCAATTTACTTTGCCGCGAGTTTTTCAGCGCTCGTGTTCTTCATTTTCTGGAACGGTAAAACCCAATTTTTTGAACGCAGTCTCGCCGTTATTGTGGCCATCATGTCGGCAAGCTTTCTAATCAACTTTTTCATCATGATGCCCCCTCCCCTTGATATTATTAAAGGGTTGGTCCCCACAGTCCCAAAGGTCGCGTCAAGCGCAAGCGGCGGGCCATTGCTCGTAATCGCGTCCATGGTTGGCACAACAATTTTTTCTGGGCTATTCATCATTAGAACAACACTGGTGAAAGAAGCGGGCTGGACATTGAAAGATGCCCGCACCCAGCGCAATGACGCCCTTGTTTCTGTCAGCCTCATGTTTGTGATTAGCGCTGCAATTATGGCCGCAGCCGCTGGCACGCTTTATGTCGAAGGCCTTGGCCTGTCCTATCCGTCGCAAATGATTACCTTGCTAGAACCACTCGCGGGGTCATTTGCTGTAACTATATTTGCGGTTGGTATTGTGTCAGCTGGGGTGTCCTCCCAATTTCCAAATGTGCTGATGCTGCCGTGGTTGCTCTGTGATTATAATGATCGCCAGCGTGATATGACGCTACCAAAGTACCGTATTATGGTATTTTTGATTTCCCTGCTCGGCCTTGTGGTGCCGTTCTTTGGCGCACGACCCGTGCTTGTGATGATTGTGTCCCAAGCGTTTAATGCCGTGATATTACCCCTAACGGTGCTCTGCATTTTTTATCTATCTAACCGAAAGGATCTGATGGGAGTTCATAAAAATACGTTGATACCCAATATTGTCCTGACGTTGATTTTAGCCTTTTCGCTGTTCACATCCTTCATTGGTGTGAAAGGTGTCTGGCAATTGCTGTCTGCCTAA
- a CDS encoding AGE family epimerase/isomerase has product MTHSIKNIDFESPNFLEAHVHSTLAFYEPRVFCPDGGFYGCFFDNGECFDPDARQLVGSARYVFNYATAYRLYKNSQQLDWAKWGLDYLTTVHKQDNGHYAWLIERSVVTDTRVMAYGHAFVILAAAACLRAGITDALKTLHETFDFMETYFWDEAASAYSDERDDTLETLSPYRGQNANMHMCEALLAAWQANGDVKYLDRAEQLADRFAFDLASQSDGQIWEHYDTNWQVDMDYNIDNPNDRYRPWGFQPGHQTEWSKLLLILNDERPNAKWISKAKALYDRAMKTGWDKDHGGIFYGIAPDGTVCASEKHFWVQAETFATAWRLYRATHDETYRDDYNRIWRWCWDHMIDHTYGAWFRVRNRDGSVIDNKKSPLGKTDYHTLGACWDVLSVG; this is encoded by the coding sequence ATGACGCACAGCATCAAAAATATTGACTTTGAAAGCCCTAATTTCCTAGAGGCCCATGTCCACTCTACGCTCGCCTTTTATGAGCCGCGCGTCTTTTGCCCTGACGGCGGATTTTACGGGTGTTTTTTTGATAATGGCGAATGTTTTGATCCGGATGCACGGCAACTCGTCGGCAGCGCGCGCTATGTTTTTAACTACGCCACAGCCTACAGACTCTATAAAAATTCGCAGCAACTGGATTGGGCGAAATGGGGGCTGGATTATCTGACGACCGTCCATAAACAGGATAATGGTCATTATGCGTGGTTGATTGAGCGGAGCGTTGTCACCGACACCCGCGTTATGGCCTATGGTCATGCGTTTGTTATTTTGGCGGCCGCCGCCTGCCTTCGTGCCGGGATTACGGACGCGTTAAAAACGCTGCATGAGACCTTTGACTTTATGGAAACATATTTCTGGGACGAGGCCGCCAGCGCATATAGTGATGAGCGGGATGATACACTTGAAACTCTGTCACCTTATCGCGGGCAAAACGCCAATATGCATATGTGCGAAGCCTTACTTGCAGCATGGCAAGCAAACGGAGACGTTAAATATTTAGACAGAGCCGAACAGCTCGCGGATCGTTTTGCCTTTGATTTAGCATCCCAAAGTGACGGGCAAATATGGGAGCATTACGATACAAATTGGCAGGTCGATATGGATTATAATATCGACAACCCCAATGACCGTTACAGACCCTGGGGCTTTCAGCCGGGACACCAAACCGAATGGAGCAAGCTACTTTTAATCCTTAATGATGAACGCCCAAACGCAAAATGGATATCAAAGGCGAAAGCCCTTTACGACCGCGCGATGAAAACAGGATGGGATAAAGATCACGGCGGAATTTTTTACGGCATTGCCCCCGACGGCACTGTCTGTGCGTCCGAAAAGCATTTCTGGGTTCAAGCCGAGACCTTTGCGACGGCGTGGCGGTTATACCGCGCGACACATGATGAGACTTACCGAGACGATTATAACCGTATTTGGCGTTGGTGTTGGGATCATATGATAGACCACACATACGGCGCATGGTTTCGTGTCCGAAATCGTGACGGCTCCGTGATTGATAATAAAAAATCACCTCTAGGCAAAACGGACTATCATACCTTAGGGGCGTGCTGGGATGTGCTATCTGTGGGATAA